From Ammospiza caudacuta isolate bAmmCau1 chromosome 31, bAmmCau1.pri, whole genome shotgun sequence, one genomic window encodes:
- the STAT6 gene encoding signal transducer and activator of transcription 6 has translation MSLWNLVSHMPPEEFSSLSTEFPRSLRCLLAEWLENQPWEFINGSDAFCTSMASRMLSDMLDKLRSAAGSDGQQCQILQQISNIESTFCRDPLRLVAVVRAVLEGEKAAVLKRDHHLPLSFHRRQEELKFSLGLQRLQHRIREIQALQEEGPGRDGAVQSPMAPRELPTLILEAVKELEAAKQQVLKRIQIWKRQQQLAGNGAIFEENLAPLQKRCENLVEVYFQLQQQVMAASTELGPELLPRLLERFNEVLSSLVKSSFLVEKQPPQVLKTQTKFQASVRFLLGPRLLKALPKPYVVRADMVTEKQARELELSNYSNTLSESTGEILHNTVALETNPTSGNCCANFKNVLLKKIKRCERKGSESVTEEKCAVLFSTNVTLTPSNISIHLQVLSLPIVVIVHGNQDNNAKATVLWDNAFSDIDRVPFVVAERVPWDKMCDTLNLKFMAEVQTTKGLLKEHYFFLAQKIFNDHSASPEDFQSRHVSWAQFNKEILPGRGFTFWQWFDGVLDLTKRCLKSYWSDRLIMGFISKQYVCKLLSMQPDGTFLLRFSDSEIGGVTIAYVMRGKDGSSQVENIQPFSAKDLSIRSLGDRIRDLGQLRNLYPNIPKDQAFGSHYNKEQTGKDGRGYVSTAIKMTVESERDQHPPNTMGAPPEAPQAQMFNLPMLQHELHPENLQPLLGPMCSPTPFCPQPMPGGYPPVESSIMTVPDRLTPPFHSPSQMLSPPSLSHCQDPAFRTPGPFMPNQFLPGEVPQLLPAGPSADPQDVDMPELPPFPLMEDASLQSPPRWMSPSMDQPSASELEHLLEVSPLPPFAPLQQHSVYPNSSLSSWGLGDARWDDSIRPGHA, from the exons ATGTCCCTGTGGAACCTCGTGTCCCACATGCCACCAGAGGAGTTCAGCAGCCTCTCCACGGAGTTTCCCCGGAGCCTGCGCTGTCTCCTGGCCGAGTGGCTGGAGAACCAACCCTG GGAGTTCATCAATGGCTCAGATGCTTTCTGCaccagcatggccagcaggatgCTCTCAGACATGCTGGACAAACTCCGCAGCGCTGCCGGCAGCGACGGGCAGCAGTGCCAGATCCTGCAGCAAATCAGCAACATCGAG agcaCCTTCTGCCGGGACCCTCTGCGCCTGGTGGCCGTCGTCAGAGCCGTCCTGGAGGGCGAGAAGGCAGCCGTGCTCAAACGG gaCCATCATCTGCCTCTCAGCTTCCACCGGCggcaggaggagctgaagttcagcctggggctgcagcggcTGCAGCACCGAATCCGGGAGATCCAGGCGCTCCAGGAGGAGGGGCCAGGGCgggatggggctgtgcagagccccaTGGCTCCCAGGGAGCTGCCCACCCTCATCCTGGAGGCTGTGAAGGAGCTGGAGGCGGCCAAACAGCAGGTCCTGAAGAGGATCCAGATTTGGAAGAGACaacagcagctggcagggaatggggcCATCTTTGAGGAGAATCTGGCACCGCTGCAGAAGAG GTGTGAGAACCTGGTCGAGGTTTacttccagctgcagcagcaggtgatGGCAGcgagcacagagctgggccctgagctgctgccccgGCTCCTGGAGCGCTTCAACGaggtcttgtccagcctggtcAAGAG ctccttcctggtGGAGAAGCAGCCCCCACAGGTGCTGAAGACCCAGACCAAGTTCCAGGCAAGCGTGCGGTTCCTGCTGGGCCCGCGGCTGCTGAAGGCACTGCCCAAGCCCTACGTGGTGAGGGCTGACATGGTGACAGAGAAGCAGGCACGGGAGCTGGAGCTCAGCAACTACAGCAACACCCTCAG TGAGAGCACGGGGGAGATCTTGCACAACACAGTGGCACTGGAGACCAACCCCACCAGCGGGAACTGCTGTGCCAACTTCAAAAACGTG ctgctgaaGAAGATCAAGCGCTGCGAGCGGAAGGGCTCAGAGTCGGTGACGGAGGAGAAATGCGCCGTCCTCTTCAGCACCAACGTCACCTTGACCCCCAGCAACATCTCCATTCACCTCCAG GTCCTGTCTCTGCCCATTGTGGTCATCGTCCACGGGAACCAGGACAACAACGCCAAAGCCACCGTGCTGTGGGACAACGCCTTCTCTGACATT GACCGGGTGCCCTTTGTGGTGGCCGAGCGTGTGCCCTGGGACAAGATGTGTGACACCCTGAACCTGAAGTTCATGGCAGAGGTGCAGACCACCAAGGGGCTCCTCAAGGAGCACTACTTCTTCCTGGCCCAGAAGATCTTCAATGACCACAGTGCCAGCCCCGAGGACTTCCAGAGCCGCCACGTCTCCTGGGCCCAGTTCAACAAG GAGATCCTCCCTGGCCGGGGATTCACCTTCTGGCAGTGGTTTGATGGAGTCCTGGACCTCACCAAGAGATGCCTTAAAAGTTACTGGTCGGACAG GCTCATCATGGGCTTCATCAGCAAGCAGTATGTGTGCAAGCTGCTGAGCATGCAGCCAGATGGGACCTTCCTGCTCCGCTTCAGCGACTCCGAGATCGGGGGTGTCACCATCGCTTATGTCATGCGGGGCAAGGACG GCTCCAGCCAGGTGGAAAACATCCAGCCCTTCTCTGCCAAGGACCTGTCCATCCGCTCCCTGGGCGACCGCATCCGGGACCTGGGGCAGCTGCGGAACCTGTACCCCAACATCCCCAAGGACCAGGCCTTTGGGAGTCACTACAACA AAGAGCAGACAGGCAAGGACGGCCGGGGCTACGTCTCCACCGCCATCAAGATGACTGTGGAGAGTGAAAG GGACCAGCACCCTCCAAACACCATGGGGGCCCCCCCCGAGGCCCCCCAGGCCCAGATGTTCAACCTGCCCATGCTGCAGCACGAGCTGCACCCTGAGAatctgcagccactgctgggcccCATGTG CTCCCCCACTCCATTCTGCCCCCAGCCCATGCCCGGGGGCTACCCCCCGGTAGAGAGCAGCATCATGACGGTGCCCGACAGGCTGACCCCCCCCTTCCACAG cccatCACAGATGCTGTCGCCTCCCTCGCTGTCCCACTGCCAGGACCCTGCCTTCAGGACCCCTGG ACCCTTCATGCCCAACCAGTTCCTGCCCGGGGAGGTCCCGCAGCTGCTGCCCGCGGGTCCCTCAGCGGATCCGCAGGACGTGGACATGCCCGAGCTGCCCCCGTTCCCGCTCATGGAGGACGCGTCGCTGCAGAGCCCTCCGCGGTG GATGTCGCCCAGCATGGATCAGCCATCAGCCTCAGAGTTGGAGCACCTTCTGGAGGTGTCCCCGTTGCCCCCCTTTGcccccctccagcagcacagcgTGTACCCCAATTCCAGCCTGTCCTCCTGGGGGCTGGGGGACGCACGGTGGGATGACAGCATCCGGCCAGGACACGCGTGA